The Candidatus Nomurabacteria bacterium DNA window CGAGGCCCCAATCTATTGGTAAGGAAGCTACATAGCCCAGACACTCCGGTGTGCTGGGCTTTTTTCTACTTCACAAACTCCACCTTTTCACACTCACTGCAATACATAGGCTTCATCGCATGCGTCACAAAGGAAGGTAAAGCACGCATAGGCTTAGCGCATTGACTGCAGCGCTTTGTGCCCCGCTCCTGTTTTGTTTCTCGAATCGTACGCGGTGTCATATATTTTCGTTTGCCCTCCATAGACACCATTCCAAGCGTATGGTGTCAAAACAAAGATCAAAAGTGTTGTCCTGGCTTGAAACAGCAAAATGATAATAAAGCTTATTGCCATCTCGGCGCCGATAGGTCAGATTCACCCGCTCCACTCGATAGCGCTTCTTGCCCCAATGAAAAGCAATCGGCGTAACCTGACGGTCGCGAAAGGCTACTAAGACGCCGATGGGATCAGCTTCCTGGGTATATGCTTCGGATTGCATGGCTTTTTCGCTTTTACTTACCTTTCTAGTATAACCGAAGAAAAACCGAAAGTCAACCCCGAGTGCAAACGAGGAGGGTGACTTTCGTCTCGCCCTTGCCTATCCCCCGCCTTTGCTCTAGGCTACACTGCAGACCTTTGCTCTTTACCGTCCTGACCAAAGGAGGCACTATGGTCATCGGAAACGTCGGAGCAGCGCTACTGCACCAACGTCATGGTGTCCGAGTCTTTCTCTATGTTTTGCATGCAACGCGAAAGTGCGTGATCGTGCCACTGCAAACCGAGTCAGCCATCCTCACCACGGCCGAAGTTCCAACGGTCATTAGGAGAGTCCTGGAAGTCGAAACCAGCCTCACGAAGGGTGCGGCTAGCTTCAGTCTACTTCTCCGCTCTCGCCGAAACCCTGATCGTCTGGAAACCTGGGATATCGAAAATCCTGAAGGAGATATCACCTTCAAGCCCGGAGCTACAGCAACGGAAGTCACCAACCGTGTGAGAACAGCGATCATGGCACACCAAGATCGGGAACGCGTGTTTCCCGAGCTCGAACAATCTACCACCGCGGCCTAGTGCTGCGGTGGCTTCTTATGTAAATTTGATAACCTGCCCAGGTTGAAGAGACTTACCTGATTGCGTCTGTGGCTGACTATGTTTCTCTTGTGCCTGAACAGACTTTGACTGCTCAGCTTGCTTCGGAGTATTTTTGGCTGGCTGACTCTTTTCCTGAGGTTGCTTCTTCTTAGGCTTCGCTGTGAATTGCACAGGACCTTTACTCAGCGCCTCGTGTAAGCTAATTTCTTTTGGTGGCTCAGGAGCTACTTCACGCAACTGCTCAGGCTCAGGTGCCGTTTGTGTAAAATTCGGTCGATCGTTTCTTCCCTGCTCTCGCTCATTGCGTGGACGGGAGCTGTTTTGATTACCTTGAGGATTTGGTTGACGATTTCGGTCATTCCCGCCTGATCGTTGTCGAGATCCGCCGCCTTGATTTTGACGCGGTCCACTTCCCCCTCGACGATCATTTCCACCCCTATTACCGCCGCTACGATTTCCGCCACCCTGGGAACCCTGTCCGAGGAAGATTTCATCAACTCCAGTCCATCGGCGGATTTTATCTTCTACAATCTCTCGCTTCTTAGCATAGCGCTCACGTGACACCTCAATCACTTTTTGCCCATTACCGGTTGGACCGCTCACTGGCTCCAGAGTTGTAGCGGAAAAAGGCTCAGAAGCTACTCCATCAATCATTAAGCGGAGATAAATATCGTACTTGGTCAGGTTTACTAAATCAGTCTCAGTGAAGGTGGGATCAAACTCTTTAGCCAAAAACTCTGCATCAGCGGCACCAACACGGAAACACACGATCGATCCGACGTTGCCAAAAACAGCCGCGCGAACTTGCTCATCTAACTGCTCAATATACTGGTGAGCCATGATAAGATTTAAGCGATACTTACGCGCCTCTGACAAAATGTTGGCAAAGCTCTCAGTGGCAAAGTTTTGAAATTCGTCAACATAGAGGAAAAAATCTTTACGATCTTTTTCCGCAATGTCTACGCGACTCATGGCCGCCAACTGAATCTTGGTAATCATCATACCACCCAGCAAAGCTGCATTATCTTCACCAATACGGCCTTTGGAAAGGTTCAGTAAGACAATCTTTTGCTCGTCCATCAATTGCCGCAAATCAAAAGTACTCTTCGGCTGGCCAATGATATTACGAATCATTGATGAGGAAAGAAATTGACCAATCTTGTTTTGGATAGGTGAAACAGCTTCGGTACGGAATTGGTTAGCGTATTGGCCGAATTCCTCATGCCAGAAAGCCTTCACAATAGGATCAGTTAGCTTCTCCACCACTTTTGATCGATAGTCGTTGTCGACGAGAATACGAGGAATACCCAAAAGTGTTGACCCAGGATACTCAATCAAGGAGAGAATACTATTGCGCAAAATGTATTCCAATCGAGGTCCCCATGAGTCGCTCCACATTTTTTTAAACACCGAAACAAGACCCGAGGCTACTAAGTGGCGGTGGGCAGGGTTTACACTTTCTAAGACGTTGAAGGCTACCGGATAATCTACATCAGCCGGATTAATATACACCACATCATTAATTCGATGTGAAGGAATGTAATCTAAAATCTTTTCCACAAAGTCACCGTGCGGATCAATCACAGCTAAGCCATGACCAGCTCGCACATCCTGGATCATCATATTTTCAAGCACCGTCGTCTTACCCATACCGGTCTTACCGATAAAGTACATGTGACGGCGTCGATCATCTATTCTAATACCAAAGCGCCGCTGCTGATTGCGGAAATTCGTTTTAGCAAAAAAATTAATATCTTCACTCATGGATTATATTGGGAGATTACTGGGCGGTTGATCCTTTTCCTCGGCGTCCGAACTGAGCACCTCTTGATCAGGGTCCACCGGCACGGACTGAACTTGCTTTGCTCGACGAATTGGCACCACTTCAACTGGTAAACTGCTTGGAGGTTCAGCGCGGCGAGCTTCTGTCTTCTGCACTAATGGAGCTTTCACGTTCACTACTGGGAAGTGATAAATGGTGGCAAGCTCTTCAATGTTCAGCACATAGGGATCAGCACCGGTCGACATGTCACGATTTTGGAAGGCTCGTAAAATTCGCTTCTTCTTAGTGGCAATCCGTTTTTCTTTACCCAAGTATTTTGCTTTTGGCTTTGTCTTCTTATCGACTTTGAAGCCATTCATGTCCAGGGTATTAAATTGCTTTAAGGCTCCGGTAATACCTGGCACGCGATCCTTGGAAAAAGAATCGCCTTCGCCTAAGTATACAATACGCATTTTACAATCGAAATAGAGCTTGGCGGTCTTGTACGAAATCGCTTCAATAACTGCTTTATCGTTTGGCGTTAAGTGACTCATGATAGAAGCCTCTTTTGAATCCGAGGATTCCTCTTTACCAAAAGGACTGACAAGGTCAGCGGTAAAGGTTTCAGTCAAGCCACTGGCAACCTGTTTTGGTAGCCAAAGCACATTATCAAGCAAGCCTCCACCACCTCCACTTGATCCATAGGTTGCCTTAGCGAGCTTCTTAATAATTCCCCGAGCTCCATCCAGCCACGAATCATCATCTGGTGGCACAATCATTGTCTGAATCCAAAGCTGCTCACCTGGTCGTAAGCGGCTCATATATTCAAGCAGTGATGCCATCGGATCAAGCAGCTGCTGCGTCATCGTATGCTCAAAAGCCGGATAGGTGCGGATCGGGTAATAATCCTTTTGACGCAACACAATATCCGCTCCCCAGAGATCGTACTCTTCGTTTGGAAACTGGGCGACAAACTGCTGGGTGTAGTCCTCTACTTCGCTAATTTCCGCGTCTGGATACTGTGCGTAAAAAGCCGACTCAACTAAATCACGATATTGAATAGGAATCCGCACGAGATATTGGATAAAGCCGCCGATGCTGATAATTTCAAAGCTGAGCGGTGGCTGAAACTCTCCCTTAATATTTTTTTCGTACCAGGAGGGTGCTGACTCAACACCATGGATGTGCGCAAAAGCTGACTCGAGCGCCTTCGGTGTCTGCTCAGTTTCACGTGGTACATCAATCGCTAAAATGACGTACTCAATAGTAGACGCAAAACGCTCCTGGGCGTAACCAGTCCATAGCTTGAAGCCTCCCCAAAACAACGCAACGATAATAATAAGCCAGCCGCCATGTGTAAAGAGAAACCAGGTGATGGCGAAAGGGTTAGAAAATTCGCTGAGGAAGGAAAAATCAATTGTCATTTGCGTGTTTGTTTGAGCACGGACGGAAAAGGGCTAGGCTGTGGGTATTTCGGGTGGTGTTTGCGTTAAGGTATAGTCCCCGTTATCTAATCGAGTAAACATTTGTCGATTGGTCAGCGCCAAATGAATGGTGTTCTTTTTCACGACACGCTGAGAAAGCACCTCAGCAACCAGTGCTTCTCGGCTCATCGGCTCACCTTTTTTGCGAAGAATGTCAGCTAACACTTCAGCTACCACACCTTCTTTGTAGCCCCACTCGCGCAAGGCATAAATTCCACGGCCAACTAACACATATTCCTTATTGAGAATCAGCTCATTATGCACGGTCGGCGGATATGCTTTACGAGGATCAAAGCCGGCGGTATTAATCCGCTTTGCAATTTCAGTGAAGTGAAGAGGTTGGCCCTCTTTCTTTAGGATAAGGTAAATCTTATCATTCATACGACGAGGAGAAATGCTTCCCCAGCTCGTCAAACCATATTCGTCAAAAGGATTGCGTCCTAAATCCTTACCCAGCTGCAAGGCTGAATGCAACATATCATCTGACAACGCATGCTCATGAATTTTTGCAAACTCTGTCTGGCGAAACTCTTGGAGTAAGTCTGGCAACTCAACCGGGTGTCCGATCTTGGTAACCACGCTGACTAACTCACGAACAGTCTGTCGCAAGAGATCGAGTCCGGCACCCTTTAGTTTCCAGGCCCGGCGCATTGTTTCGCTCTCAGGCATCAATTCAACAGTATCTTTTAGTAATTCACTCAAGACAAAAATAACCGCTCGGCGATTCATGTCGCTTGGACCAGAAAAGCTGAGTAAGTGTTCGAGGAGCGCTTCCTCTTCCATAATGCCGCCCCGAGCAGTCAGCGTGGTAGTCAAAAGCTGCTGCACCTGGTGCATTACCTGATCAAAGACCTTGGCTCGGCGGATTTTCTTTACCGCAGTTCCCTCAATCTGGCGAATACGCTCACGAGTAACCTGATAAAGCGCACCAATCTCTTCTAGGGTCTGCGTTTCTTTGCCGCTTAAACCGTGTCGGCGACGTAAAATATCCTCTTCCTTTCCTGTTAGCTCTTTGAGTAACAAAGAAATGGTTTCAGAGGGGTTAAATTGCTCCATATCAGTTTGCTGCTTGGAGCTGAGGATTTTGTCCAAAATTGAGTTGGACTCGTTTGTATCCATTGACGTATTGCTTACAATCAAGCGTACTAACGATAATATAGCACATTAGCAAAAATATGTCAAGCTATTTGACCAAAACAAAAAACCTTTCAATCCGTCCCCTATCTTAGCTTAACGAAAGCGTCGCGCTCGCCAATTATGCCACTCAACCAATAACGTGCTGGCAATGAAAATTGAGGAGTAAGTTCCCACGATAATACCCGCAATCAGCGCTATCACAAACATACGAATTGACTCTCCTCCCAGTACCGCCAGAGCAACTAATACAAACAATGTCGTCATCGAGGTATTAATAGAGCGCGACATGGTCTCATTAATACTCCGGTTAGCGATTTCTTCAAAAGGCTCATTATGATAACGCTGGATACCCTCACGAATACGATCAAAAACAACAATGGTATCGTGCACTGAGAATCCTAGCACCGTAAGTAAAGCTGTTACAAAAAGTGAATCAACCTCTGTGCCAAATATCTGACCAAAGAGCACAAAGAGACCTACGATAATAGAAATATCATGAATCAATGCAACAATCGCGCCAACGCCAAATACCCAACTGGGCACCGGTCCGCCACGAGAAATCTTACGGAAGGCCCAAGTGATATACGCGATGATACCTATGAGAACTAAAGCAATGGCTGAATACGCTTTCTTGCGCAACTCTTGACCAATACTCGGTCCAATCGCAGTAAATGAATCTTCACTCACCTGCTCTTCTTGTAAAGCGCTTAAGGCATCTAGGACTGATTGGCGCTCGTCATTGCTTAAGGCGCGTGTTTTTAGGATGAGGCTTTTTTCGTTAGAAGGAACTGCTTGATAAGAACCCAGGTCTAGAGGATTCAATGCGTCTTGTATCGTCGAAAGTTCTGGACGAAGTTCTGGGAAGCTTATCTCCAATCGAGAACCGCCAGTGAAATCAATACCAGGCTTCAAGCCCCAAATCAAAGCACCGACAATAGAGGCCACAACAAGTATCGCGGAAATGATAGTAAAATATTTTCGCTTTTGGATAATCTTTAGCGTCATACTTGTTCCTTCTTCCGTACTCCATACAGCCAGGCCACACTCACCCATCGTTGAGTGAGACGTAAGAATGTGCGCGTAACTACAATGGCTGAAAACATACTTACTAAAATACCAATCGCTAAGGTAATCGCGAATCCTTTAATGATACTTGTACCAAACCAGGCCAAGATAAAAGTGGTAATTAAACTTGAAATGTTTGAATCGCGAATAGACAACCAAGCGCGTCGGAAACCCTCTTCAATCGCTTGATTAAGTGGTCGACCTTCACGCAACTCTTCTTTCATGCGTTCAAAAATAAGCACGTTTGCGTCTACTGCCATTCCGATGGAAAGAATAAATCCAGCAATTCCAGCTAGAGTCAAAGTCACTGGCCAGAGAATAAAGATGGCAAAAACTACGGCGGAGTATACCCCTAAAGCCAAAACTGAGATAAGGCCAGGCAAGCGATAATAGAGAATCATAAAGAGCGCAACTAAGCCGAGCCCAATTATGCCAGCAACAAAACTAGACTGCACTGAACGCTCACCAAGGGTTGGTCCTACATTCTGTTGAGAAACAAGCGTAATTGGTACTGGCAGTGCACCAGCATTTAAATTACGAGCTAAGTCTCGCGCTTCTTGCAAGGTAAAATCACCTGAGATAACCGCTTCTCCACTCGTGATAGCCTGCTGAACTGTTGGTAAGCTTAATGGGAAGCCATCTAAATAAATAGCCACCACCTTGCCAACATTGCGCTCAGTAATTTCTTTAAAAAGCTGTGTACCCTCGCTATTGAAATTCAAACTAATCTCTGGAGTATTGGTAGTTTGATCAAACACGACTGAAGCTCGTTCCAAATCCTTACCCGATAGCCCAGTTGCCACAAAATCGGTTGAGGGTTCAGTTGACTGCAGTATAAAAAGAATATGACTACCTTGAACTTCTCGCACATCTTGCCCATCTTGATTCGCTGTACGCTCGTCGGTCTTCTTAATAATATGCAGACCGAATTGCGATTCAACCAGCTCCGGATACACCTGCCCGACCGCTAAATCACCGAAGAGAACGTCATCGAATTCTTGCACGAAAGTGCCTTGTTGCGCAAAACCGAGATCGCCCCCATTATCTTTACTACCCGGATCTTCGGAATAGAGTTGGGCCAATTGAGCAAAATCAGCGTCAGGTTGAAGCGCTTGTGCTAATACGTCTTGTGCTTTTTTTCGCACTTCTTCGTTTTGCGCCTCTATGGCTGCTGGATCCTCTGGTGTGGTCTCAATCTGTTCACGAAATTCTAAGGTTGGAGTTTGACCAATCTGCGCGATTGCCTGGTTCACGTCAGTGACACCTGGTAATTCAATCGAGACTCGCCATTGATCGCCAGCCTTTTGCGTTTGGACAACTGGCTCGGATACACCAAAGGCATTCACTCGACGCTCAATAACATCGCGAACACCTTCTACAGCGTCTTGCGCCTCAGCTGGAGCTACTTGCGATAGATCAGCGTCATAGAGCAATGACACGCCGCCTTGCAAATCCAAACCCAGCTGAACAGGTAAATCAATAGTCCAGTCTACTGGCCCTACGTGAATCCGGATTGGTTTTTGATAGTCAATGGTACCAGCTAGCAGGGTGAGCAATAGAATCCCGGCAAAACTGAGCCAAACTTTCTTCCGTACGGTCATACGGGAAGATTGTAGGACAAAAAGAGTAAGTAATCAAGTGGCGAAAAACAAAACTCGGCATGACCATTAGGCATCACGCACCTGTTACTATTTGGCTTTTACCGCCTGCTCGTCCCCAGCTTAATCCTGCACTACCACTTTGGTTCCTATTGGCGCCCACTCATACACCCACTTTGCATTCGATTCTGAGATATTAATGCAGCCATGGCTCATAGGATGACCAAAGTTATTATGCCAATACGCGGTGTGCAGATAGTAATGTGGAGTGAAATTAAGATTCCACTTCACGTCCTTAATATCGTAGTTGTCCGGATGCTGCGGGCCGTAGGTCCACTCATAGTCCATGACCGGCACTTTGCGATAAATCGCGAACTCACCTTTTGGTGAAGGATAGCGCGCTACTCCGCTGGAGATGAGGAAGCTATTTTGGAGGACTCCATCGTCATAGGCATATAAGCGCTGCTCAGAAAGATCCACCACAATGCGTTTCCCTACCTGATCCACACTTGCAACGACCAAGCGATTTGGCCCAGTCACAATTTCGTCTTCACCATCTGCATCAATATCGCCAGCGGCAATGAAGAGGCCGCCACGGAAATCTCCACTATAGGCAAAGAAGTCGCGCAGGTATTCGCCCTGCGCAGTGAAGGCACGTACGTGTGGTCCACCGTTTCCATTGGCTGCTACGAGTAATTCATCGCGACCATCAAAATCTAAATCCGCTCCAGCAATATTTACCCCACCACGGAACGCTAGCGGAAAGGCGATGAACTCACTAATGATAGGGCGATCTGGTGCTACGTCATATACCTTCACCCAAGCATGGCCAAAGCGATGCAGCGCGAAAAGAATTTCGTCATCACCATCACCATTCACATCCGCAGTAGCCACACTTAACCCGCCGCGTTCGTATTTTGCAAATGGCCAAAAGTCCAGACCTTGATATTCACCATCAAGTGAAAAAAGTCTAGCTTGGTTTCCGCTATCAAAACCCGAAGCAGTAATAATCATACCAGTGCCGCTACCATTGAGATCGCCACAAGCAACAGTAACTCCGCCACGAAAAGCGCTGTCGTAGGCCATGAAGCTAGAAAGCTCCTCGCCTTCCATGGTGTAGACCTTCACATTTGGTCCGCCGCCGCGACGTGGACCGGTCACGATTTCTGCAATACCGTCATTATTCAAATCACAACTCGCCACGTAAATACCTTTTCGGAACGCATCCATATACGCATAGAAGCTGCTGAGCTTTACTCCCTCGCTCGTGAAGACTTGCACGTTTGGTCCGCCGCCTGGACCCGCTCCCACAATTATTTCATCTTTACCATCTCCGTTTACATCTCCAGTCGCTACGCTTGCTCCACCTTGAAAGGCTTCAGTGAAACCGTAAAACTGATTTACCTGACTAAAGTGCGTATCAAAAATTCTTATCTCAGGTGAAAGAGAGAGCTGCACTGCCTGAGCGCCTGAAACAAAAAACACCCCGAAGAGGAGCGTCGTTATGAGTAAGGTATACTTCTGAGCTAGAAAATACTTTTGCATTTGTTTGTCTTTCCAAAAGAAAAGGGAGAACGGGTGAGGAATCAATTTGGACTCGCTAGAAAGCTAGTAAACC harbors:
- a CDS encoding type IV secretion system DNA-binding domain-containing protein — protein: MSEDINFFAKTNFRNQQRRFGIRIDDRRRHMYFIGKTGMGKTTVLENMMIQDVRAGHGLAVIDPHGDFVEKILDYIPSHRINDVVYINPADVDYPVAFNVLESVNPAHRHLVASGLVSVFKKMWSDSWGPRLEYILRNSILSLIEYPGSTLLGIPRILVDNDYRSKVVEKLTDPIVKAFWHEEFGQYANQFRTEAVSPIQNKIGQFLSSSMIRNIIGQPKSTFDLRQLMDEQKIVLLNLSKGRIGEDNAALLGGMMITKIQLAAMSRVDIAEKDRKDFFLYVDEFQNFATESFANILSEARKYRLNLIMAHQYIEQLDEQVRAAVFGNVGSIVCFRVGAADAEFLAKEFDPTFTETDLVNLTKYDIYLRLMIDGVASEPFSATTLEPVSGPTGNGQKVIEVSRERYAKKREIVEDKIRRWTGVDEIFLGQGSQGGGNRSGGNRGGNDRRGGSGPRQNQGGGSRQRSGGNDRNRQPNPQGNQNSSRPRNEREQGRNDRPNFTQTAPEPEQLREVAPEPPKEISLHEALSKGPVQFTAKPKKKQPQEKSQPAKNTPKQAEQSKSVQAQEKHSQPQTQSGKSLQPGQVIKFT
- the secF gene encoding protein translocase subunit SecF, translating into MTLKIIQKRKYFTIISAILVVASIVGALIWGLKPGIDFTGGSRLEISFPELRPELSTIQDALNPLDLGSYQAVPSNEKSLILKTRALSNDERQSVLDALSALQEEQVSEDSFTAIGPSIGQELRKKAYSAIALVLIGIIAYITWAFRKISRGGPVPSWVFGVGAIVALIHDISIIVGLFVLFGQIFGTEVDSLFVTALLTVLGFSVHDTIVVFDRIREGIQRYHNEPFEEIANRSINETMSRSINTSMTTLFVLVALAVLGGESIRMFVIALIAGIIVGTYSSIFIASTLLVEWHNWRARRFR
- the secD gene encoding protein translocase subunit SecD, with product MTVRKKVWLSFAGILLLTLLAGTIDYQKPIRIHVGPVDWTIDLPVQLGLDLQGGVSLLYDADLSQVAPAEAQDAVEGVRDVIERRVNAFGVSEPVVQTQKAGDQWRVSIELPGVTDVNQAIAQIGQTPTLEFREQIETTPEDPAAIEAQNEEVRKKAQDVLAQALQPDADFAQLAQLYSEDPGSKDNGGDLGFAQQGTFVQEFDDVLFGDLAVGQVYPELVESQFGLHIIKKTDERTANQDGQDVREVQGSHILFILQSTEPSTDFVATGLSGKDLERASVVFDQTTNTPEISLNFNSEGTQLFKEITERNVGKVVAIYLDGFPLSLPTVQQAITSGEAVISGDFTLQEARDLARNLNAGALPVPITLVSQQNVGPTLGERSVQSSFVAGIIGLGLVALFMILYYRLPGLISVLALGVYSAVVFAIFILWPVTLTLAGIAGFILSIGMAVDANVLIFERMKEELREGRPLNQAIEEGFRRAWLSIRDSNISSLITTFILAWFGTSIIKGFAITLAIGILVSMFSAIVVTRTFLRLTQRWVSVAWLYGVRKKEQV
- a CDS encoding L,D-transpeptidase family protein, which codes for MQKYFLAQKYTLLITTLLFGVFFVSGAQAVQLSLSPEIRIFDTHFSQVNQFYGFTEAFQGGASVATGDVNGDGKDEIIVGAGPGGGPNVQVFTSEGVKLSSFYAYMDAFRKGIYVASCDLNNDGIAEIVTGPRRGGGPNVKVYTMEGEELSSFMAYDSAFRGGVTVACGDLNGSGTGMIITASGFDSGNQARLFSLDGEYQGLDFWPFAKYERGGLSVATADVNGDGDDEILFALHRFGHAWVKVYDVAPDRPIISEFIAFPLAFRGGVNIAGADLDFDGRDELLVAANGNGGPHVRAFTAQGEYLRDFFAYSGDFRGGLFIAAGDIDADGEDEIVTGPNRLVVASVDQVGKRIVVDLSEQRLYAYDDGVLQNSFLISSGVARYPSPKGEFAIYRKVPVMDYEWTYGPQHPDNYDIKDVKWNLNFTPHYYLHTAYWHNNFGHPMSHGCINISESNAKWVYEWAPIGTKVVVQD